From the Magnetococcales bacterium genome, the window GCGGNNNNNNNNNNNNNNNNNNNNNNNNNNNNNNNNNNNNNNNNNNNNNNNNNNNNNNNNNNNNNNNNNNNNNNNNNNNNNNNNNNNNNNNNNNNNNNNNNNNCTCCTGGGGGTGACCCGGCTGCTGCGATGGCGGATGCTGCCCGTCTGGGTCAGGCCATGCTGAGTGGAGCGGGTGGTTCGCAGCCTGGATCAGGTGCTGCACAGGCCGGGGGTGTCCCTGGCTCTGCCTCCTTGGGGCAGGCGATGGGAGGGGGGCAACCCGTCCAGAGCCAGGTTGCCGATGCGGATGCGGCGCGCCTGGAAAAACTGATGAACGACATGGCTGGCGCGGATACGCAGCAGGGTGTCAACCCCAAGGTTGCCAGGGAGGGAAAGTCCACTGGCGCTTCTTCGGAGGGGGGGCATCTGGCTGGGCGACGTGGCGAGGCCGGAGCAGGCAAGGGTGGGGGGGGTGCCCCTGCTGCCAAGGTTGATGCTGCGGATGTGTCTTCGGAGGGTATGGCCCAGGCGAATGCCGTGGCCGATCAGATCAGAAAGAGGACCGTGGAAACAGCTCACGCCGTTTCTAAAGTGAGGAAAGCCTTGGCCGATGGTTCGTCCGGCGAGGTGGACTCCGGGTTGAGCAAGCTTGCGGCCATGAAGGGGGAGAACAACCCCTATGTCATGAAAATGCAGGCTTATGTCTATATGCGGGAAGGGAAATATTTGCAGGCGGGGAGTTTGTTGGAGGATGTCCTGAAGAAGAGAAAGAACGATCTTGATGCAGCCAAAAACATGGTCATCGTCGAGATGAAGACTGAACAACAATCTTCTGCTCGTGATCGTCTGAAGGATCTCATGCGCCGCTATCCCGGTGATCGGCAGCTGCGTGAACTTCATCAGCATCTGAATTGACGGTGGCGACACTGGGTTGGAAGTTTTTCCCGCTTTATCTTCACCAGCTTTTGAATTGACGGTGGCGACACTGGGTTAGAGGTATTTCCCGCTTGACTGGTGGGTTTAGATTCGACGACAGCTGGAATCGTGTCGTCCTGGCCGGTTTGCTTCCCGTGTGGGCTGGTGGGTTTGAGGTGGCTGAACGGGAGAGGATAGGATGGGAGGATATGAGAAGAAATGGTTGCGCAGAAGGAGGCCTTCCTTGATTTTCTTGGGTTAAAGCGCAACCCGTTCCCGGTCTCCCCGGATAGTGAGTACTTTTTCCTGCCCTCCAGGATAGATGCGTTGATCTCGGAG encodes:
- a CDS encoding tetratricopeptide repeat protein, which codes for PGGDPAAAMADAARLGQAMLSGAGGSQPGSGAAQAGGVPGSASLGQAMGGGQPVQSQVADADAARLEKLMNDMAGADTQQGVNPKVAREGKSTGASSEGGHLAGRRGEAGAGKGGGGAPAAKVDAADVSSEGMAQANAVADQIRKRTVETAHAVSKVRKALADGSSGEVDSGLSKLAAMKGENNPYVMKMQAYVYMREGKYLQAGSLLEDVLKKRKNDLDAAKNMVIVEMKTEQQSSARDRLKDLMRRYPGDRQLRELHQHLN